A stretch of Anaeromyxobacter dehalogenans 2CP-1 DNA encodes these proteins:
- a CDS encoding branched-chain amino acid ABC transporter permease, which yields MPASIIAQMAISGALMGLVYALIAYGFQLTYATSKSLNFGQGELVMVSAFFSLTLLDLGVPYWLMVPGGLVFGALLGLAVERAGVRLALEQRSEGWILLTIILGLFLFSAAENVWGRDDRPFPTPISSDPIHVLGVDVTPLELSVAVGVLAVMALIEVFKRRTLLGKAFEAVSADRDAGELMGISATRTVMLSYALSGTVAALAGILVSPITTVGPTMASALVLKAFSVAVVAGLDSGFGVVLVGVLLGALESLASFYVGSGWREAPGLALLILALAVRPTGVFGKAAIRKV from the coding sequence GTGCCAGCGTCGATCATCGCGCAGATGGCCATCAGCGGGGCGTTGATGGGGCTCGTCTACGCCCTCATCGCCTACGGCTTCCAGCTCACCTACGCCACCAGCAAGAGCCTCAACTTCGGCCAGGGCGAGCTGGTGATGGTGTCCGCCTTCTTCAGCCTGACGCTGCTCGACCTGGGCGTGCCGTACTGGCTCATGGTGCCGGGCGGCCTCGTCTTCGGCGCGCTGCTCGGCCTCGCGGTGGAGCGCGCCGGGGTCCGGCTCGCGCTCGAGCAGAGGAGCGAGGGCTGGATCCTCCTCACCATCATCCTCGGGCTGTTCCTGTTCTCCGCCGCCGAGAACGTGTGGGGCCGCGACGACCGGCCGTTCCCCACGCCCATCTCGTCCGACCCGATCCACGTGCTCGGCGTGGACGTGACGCCGCTCGAGCTGTCCGTCGCGGTGGGCGTGCTCGCGGTGATGGCGCTCATCGAGGTGTTCAAGCGCCGGACGCTGCTCGGCAAGGCGTTCGAGGCGGTGTCCGCCGATCGCGACGCGGGCGAGCTGATGGGCATCTCCGCCACCCGCACCGTGATGCTGTCCTACGCGCTCTCCGGCACCGTCGCGGCGCTCGCCGGCATCCTGGTCTCGCCCATCACCACCGTCGGGCCGACCATGGCGTCCGCGCTGGTGCTGAAGGCGTTCTCGGTCGCGGTGGTGGCCGGGCTCGACTCGGGCTTCGGGGTGGTGCTCGTCGGCGTGCTGCTCGGCGCCCTGGAGAGCCTGGCGAGCTTCTACGTGGGCAGCGGCTGGCGCGAGGCGCCCGGCCTCGCCCTCCTCATCCTGGCCCTGGCCGTCCGCCCCACCGGCGTGTTCGGCAAGGCCGCCATCCGCAAGGTCTGA
- a CDS encoding ABC transporter substrate-binding protein — protein MTKLLGTLLLCALALPAGAADSVKIAVTGPFSGGSAPMGASMRDGAKLAVAEINAAGGVQVGARKLKIEVVERDDEAKNERGALIGQELASMADLAGVIGSVNTGVVMAGDKHLQEKGITKIITPAAGSASMTQWAKGAEGPKTLSIFRFAAHDGIQAAMVVEEAINRKFTKVALLHDSTNYGVSGRDDLLRQIKLQGDKLQVIATEKFNIGDKDMTAQLLRAKAGGAQAILIWGIGPELAVAANGMAKLNIKAPLIGGWTLSMSNYIDNAGKNGNGTLMPQTFIEEPVTPKAKAFIEAYHKAYGVTRIPSPVSAAQGYDAVHLFAAAVKQAGTTDSRKIAEALEDLKEPVPGVIATWIHPYTKWDPSNVETHEAFRRGQVVMGMVKDGRVVFANESDRARLAQGAQKKM, from the coding sequence ATGACCAAGCTGTTGGGTACCCTGCTTCTCTGTGCACTTGCCCTGCCCGCCGGGGCAGCCGACTCCGTCAAGATCGCCGTCACCGGGCCGTTCAGCGGCGGGTCCGCGCCCATGGGCGCCTCGATGCGGGACGGCGCGAAGCTCGCCGTCGCCGAGATCAACGCCGCCGGCGGCGTCCAGGTCGGCGCGCGCAAGCTGAAGATCGAGGTGGTCGAGCGCGACGACGAGGCCAAGAACGAGCGCGGCGCGCTCATCGGCCAGGAGCTGGCCTCGATGGCCGACCTCGCCGGCGTGATCGGCTCGGTCAACACCGGCGTGGTGATGGCCGGCGACAAGCACCTCCAGGAGAAGGGCATCACCAAGATCATCACGCCCGCCGCCGGCTCGGCCTCGATGACCCAGTGGGCGAAGGGCGCCGAGGGGCCGAAGACGCTCTCCATCTTCCGCTTCGCCGCGCACGACGGCATCCAGGCCGCCATGGTGGTCGAGGAGGCGATCAACCGGAAGTTCACCAAGGTCGCGCTCCTGCACGACTCCACCAACTACGGCGTGTCCGGCCGCGACGACCTGCTCCGGCAGATCAAGCTGCAGGGCGACAAGCTCCAGGTGATCGCCACCGAGAAGTTCAACATCGGCGACAAGGACATGACCGCGCAGCTGCTCCGCGCCAAGGCCGGCGGCGCGCAGGCGATCCTGATCTGGGGCATCGGGCCCGAGCTCGCCGTGGCCGCGAACGGCATGGCCAAGCTGAACATCAAGGCGCCGCTCATCGGCGGCTGGACGCTGTCGATGTCCAACTACATCGACAACGCCGGGAAGAACGGCAACGGCACGCTCATGCCGCAGACGTTCATCGAGGAGCCGGTCACGCCGAAGGCGAAGGCGTTCATCGAGGCGTACCACAAGGCGTACGGCGTGACCCGGATCCCGTCGCCCGTCTCCGCCGCGCAGGGCTACGACGCCGTCCACCTGTTCGCCGCCGCGGTGAAGCAGGCCGGCACCACCGACAGCCGCAAGATCGCCGAGGCGCTCGAGGACCTGAAGGAGCCGGTGCCGGGCGTGATCGCGACCTGGATCCACCCGTACACGAAGTGGGATCCGTCCAACGTCGAGACGCACGAGGCGTTCCGCCGCGGGCAGGTGGTGATGGGCATGGTCAAGGACGGGCGCGTGGTGTTCGCGAACGAGTCCGACCGCGCCCGCCTCGCGCAGGGCGCCCAGAAGAAGATGTAG
- a CDS encoding sulfite exporter TauE/SafE family protein, with amino-acid sequence MTLAEAALLSAAAFGAGALNAVAGGGSFLTLPALVVVGASPIVANATGTVALLPGYLSGTWGFREDIRPPPGLSLRALLLLGLAGGAAGAALLLLTPAPAFRRLVPWLLLAATALFALAPRLLRAARGEAAHAAHDASGSPARWAAAGVLAVSAYGGYFNGGLGVLLLALFALLGQNDLNAMNGLKNLLSAALAAIAVALYAAGGLVRWPEAALMTAGATAGGYLGARAARHIPGAWLRRGIVATGLALAAVFFARG; translated from the coding sequence ATGACCCTCGCCGAGGCGGCGCTGCTCTCGGCCGCGGCCTTCGGGGCGGGCGCCCTCAACGCGGTCGCGGGCGGGGGAAGCTTCCTCACCTTGCCGGCGCTGGTGGTGGTGGGCGCCTCGCCCATCGTGGCGAACGCGACCGGCACGGTGGCGCTCCTGCCCGGCTACCTGTCGGGCACCTGGGGCTTCCGCGAGGACATCCGGCCGCCGCCGGGCCTCTCGCTGCGCGCGCTGCTGTTGCTCGGCCTCGCGGGTGGCGCGGCCGGCGCGGCGCTGCTGCTCCTCACGCCGGCGCCAGCCTTCCGGCGGCTCGTCCCGTGGCTGCTGCTCGCCGCGACCGCGCTGTTCGCGCTCGCGCCGCGCCTGCTCCGGGCCGCGCGCGGCGAGGCCGCGCACGCGGCGCACGACGCGTCCGGATCCCCGGCCCGCTGGGCGGCGGCGGGCGTGCTCGCGGTGAGCGCCTACGGCGGCTACTTCAACGGCGGGCTGGGCGTGCTCCTGCTGGCGCTGTTCGCGCTCCTGGGCCAGAACGACCTGAACGCGATGAACGGCCTGAAGAACCTGCTCTCGGCCGCGCTCGCCGCGATCGCGGTGGCGCTCTACGCGGCGGGCGGGCTGGTGCGCTGGCCGGAGGCGGCGCTGATGACCGCGGGCGCGACGGCGGGCGGTTACCTGGGGGCACGCGCGGCGCGGCACATCCCCGGGGCGTGGCTCCGCCGTGGGATCGTCGCCACCGGCCTCGCCCTGGCGGCAGTGTTCTTCGCGCGGGGTTGA
- a CDS encoding PilZ domain-containing protein — protein sequence MASGNDERRRLARIPLACRVVVTEKLAEWTGETLDIAARGCRLTARRPVSPGALVQIAIETGGSPLLALGQVVWARRTAPLEIGVAFAGDVRGGPSPEAGHGAWLDALLAERLRTVLRRGGRLGALGAVQLQLGAPPGVALGDAETAVLRRVRRGDPLGLIACSQSGADAVLALLAAGTVTVARPTADPEGWRRAFAVLTDFAREGAPQPPAPVIVLDAGRRTEAMDELIREYLRDTA from the coding sequence ATGGCATCGGGCAACGACGAGCGTCGCCGGCTGGCGCGGATCCCGCTCGCCTGCCGGGTGGTCGTCACCGAGAAGCTGGCGGAGTGGACGGGCGAGACGCTCGACATCGCCGCCCGCGGCTGCCGCCTGACGGCGCGGCGGCCGGTGAGCCCGGGCGCGCTGGTGCAGATCGCGATCGAGACGGGGGGCTCGCCGCTGCTGGCGCTGGGCCAGGTGGTGTGGGCCCGCCGGACCGCGCCGCTCGAGATCGGCGTGGCGTTCGCGGGCGACGTGCGCGGCGGCCCCTCGCCCGAGGCCGGGCACGGCGCCTGGCTCGACGCCCTGCTGGCGGAGCGGCTCCGGACGGTGCTGCGGCGCGGCGGGCGCCTGGGCGCGCTCGGCGCCGTCCAGCTGCAGCTCGGGGCGCCGCCGGGCGTGGCGCTGGGCGACGCGGAGACGGCGGTGCTGCGGCGCGTGCGCCGGGGCGATCCGCTCGGCCTGATCGCCTGCTCGCAGTCCGGCGCGGACGCGGTGCTCGCGTTGCTGGCCGCGGGCACCGTCACGGTCGCGCGGCCGACCGCCGATCCGGAGGGCTGGCGGCGGGCGTTCGCGGTCCTCACCGACTTCGCGCGCGAGGGCGCGCCGCAGCCGCCCGCGCCGGTCATCGTGCTCGACGCCGGACGCCGCACCGAGGCGATGGACGAGCTCATCCGCGAGTACCTGCGCGACACGGCCTGA
- a CDS encoding 1,4-dihydroxy-6-naphthoate synthase: MRLTLGFSPCPNDTFIFDALVNGAVDAEGLDLDVRLEDVQTLNEWALAGRLDVSKISYGVLPLVAREYAVLASGGALGLGVGPLLVARPGLGAFDPARMRVAIPGRNTTAHLLFSLAYPGAAHKQFMVFSEIERAVLSGAVDAGVIIHEGRFTYRAKGLERLMDLGEHWESRTRSPIPLGGIVARRTLGPEVLGKLERLVRASAEHALARRPLVTEYVRCHAQEMDEAVMRQHIDLYVNAFSVDLGEAGRRAVGTLLDVYRQVNPGAPALPGDLFV; this comes from the coding sequence ATGAGGCTCACGCTCGGCTTCTCGCCCTGCCCGAACGACACGTTCATCTTCGACGCCCTGGTGAACGGGGCCGTGGACGCGGAGGGGCTCGACCTGGACGTCCGGCTCGAGGACGTGCAGACGCTGAACGAGTGGGCGCTCGCCGGGCGGCTCGACGTCAGCAAGATCAGCTACGGGGTGCTGCCGCTCGTCGCGCGCGAGTACGCGGTGCTCGCGTCGGGCGGCGCGCTCGGCCTCGGGGTCGGGCCGCTGCTGGTCGCGAGGCCCGGCCTGGGCGCGTTCGACCCGGCGCGGATGCGGGTCGCCATCCCGGGCCGGAACACGACCGCGCACCTGCTCTTCTCGCTCGCGTACCCGGGCGCCGCGCACAAGCAGTTCATGGTCTTCTCGGAGATCGAGCGGGCGGTGCTCTCCGGCGCGGTGGACGCGGGCGTGATCATCCACGAGGGCCGCTTCACCTATCGGGCGAAGGGGCTCGAGCGGCTGATGGACCTGGGCGAGCACTGGGAGTCGCGGACCCGGTCTCCCATCCCGCTGGGCGGCATCGTGGCGCGCCGGACGCTCGGGCCGGAGGTGCTGGGCAAGCTCGAGCGCCTGGTGCGTGCCAGCGCCGAGCACGCGCTGGCCCGGCGCCCGCTGGTCACCGAGTACGTCCGGTGCCACGCGCAGGAGATGGACGAGGCGGTGATGCGCCAGCACATCGACCTGTACGTCAATGCGTTCTCGGTGGATCTGGGCGAGGCGGGGCGGCGCGCGGTGGGGACGCTGCTCGACGTGTACCGGCAGGTGAACCCGGGCGCGCCGGCGCTGCCGGGCGACCTGTTCGTCTGA
- a CDS encoding NarK family nitrate/nitrite MFS transporter: MSPVPAPAPVPEPVTPPRRRARLITQWDPEDRAFWSAAGRRVARRNLWLSIFALFLAFAVWMVWSVVAVKLPAIGFRFTTNQLFWLAALPGLSGATLRIFYAFAVPVFGGRRFTALSTASLLLPAIGIGVAVQDPDTSYSTFLVLALLTGLGGANFASSMSNISFFFPRAEKGTALGLNAGLGNLGVSGVQLAVPLVVAAALLGPLAGGPQALPGGKQVWLQNAAFVWVPLIVVASVLAWFGMDDLASAKASFREQSVIFRRKHNWLVSLLYLGTFGSFIGYSAGLALLTQASFPAVDPTRYAFVGPLVGGLARPVGGWLADRLGGARVTLVTFLVMGLAAVGVLLALPRGGGPGSFGGFLAAFVVLFTATGIGNGSVYRMIPVIFSTFHQRRAGTDPVALAQAQKDALREGGAVVGFVSAIAAYGAFFVPRTFGMSVELTGAPHGAVLAFVAYYAGCIALVWWYYARPRAEIPA; this comes from the coding sequence ATGAGCCCCGTCCCCGCCCCGGCGCCCGTTCCCGAGCCCGTCACGCCCCCGCGCCGCCGCGCGCGCCTCATCACGCAGTGGGACCCGGAGGACCGCGCCTTCTGGAGCGCCGCGGGCCGCCGGGTGGCCCGCCGCAACCTCTGGCTGTCGATCTTCGCCCTGTTCCTCGCGTTCGCGGTCTGGATGGTGTGGAGCGTGGTGGCGGTGAAGCTGCCCGCCATCGGCTTCCGCTTCACCACCAACCAGCTCTTCTGGCTGGCCGCCCTCCCCGGCCTCTCCGGCGCGACGCTGCGCATCTTCTACGCGTTCGCGGTCCCGGTCTTCGGCGGCCGCCGCTTCACCGCGCTCTCCACCGCCTCGCTGCTGCTGCCGGCGATCGGCATCGGCGTCGCGGTGCAGGACCCGGACACCTCCTACTCGACGTTCCTGGTGCTCGCGCTCCTCACCGGCCTCGGCGGCGCGAACTTCGCCTCGAGCATGTCCAACATCAGCTTCTTCTTCCCGCGCGCGGAGAAGGGCACCGCGCTCGGCCTGAACGCCGGCCTCGGCAACCTGGGCGTCTCCGGCGTGCAGCTCGCGGTCCCGCTGGTGGTGGCGGCCGCGCTGCTCGGCCCGCTCGCGGGCGGGCCGCAGGCGCTGCCCGGCGGCAAGCAGGTCTGGCTGCAGAACGCCGCGTTCGTGTGGGTGCCGCTCATCGTGGTCGCATCCGTGCTCGCCTGGTTCGGCATGGACGACCTCGCCAGCGCGAAGGCCTCCTTCCGCGAGCAGTCGGTGATCTTCCGGCGCAAGCACAACTGGCTCGTGTCGCTGCTGTACCTCGGCACGTTCGGCTCGTTCATCGGCTACTCCGCCGGCCTCGCGCTGCTCACCCAGGCGTCCTTCCCGGCGGTGGACCCGACCCGGTACGCGTTCGTGGGGCCGCTGGTGGGCGGCCTGGCGCGGCCGGTGGGCGGGTGGCTCGCGGACCGGCTGGGCGGCGCCCGGGTGACGCTGGTCACGTTCCTGGTGATGGGGCTCGCGGCGGTGGGCGTGCTCCTGGCGCTGCCCCGCGGCGGCGGGCCCGGCAGCTTCGGCGGCTTCCTCGCGGCGTTCGTGGTGCTCTTCACCGCGACCGGGATCGGGAACGGCTCGGTGTACCGGATGATCCCGGTGATCTTCTCCACCTTCCACCAGCGGCGCGCCGGCACCGATCCGGTCGCGCTGGCCCAGGCGCAGAAGGACGCGCTCCGCGAGGGCGGCGCGGTGGTCGGCTTCGTCTCCGCCATCGCCGCCTACGGCGCGTTCTTCGTGCCGCGCACCTTCGGCATGTCGGTGGAGCTGACCGGCGCGCCGCACGGCGCGGTGCTGGCGTTCGTGGCCTACTACGCGGGCTGCATCGCGCTGGTGTGGTGGTACTACGCCCGGCCGCGGGCCGAGATCCCGGCGTGA
- a CDS encoding respiratory nitrate reductase subunit gamma, whose amino-acid sequence MSDTFLFAVFPYLATVFAVGGAIYRRRALGGSVSARSSQLIEGRALRWGSIAWHHGILAILAAHLLAAVAPGAWGRLLGAPARLYALEITGMALAMLAVFGIALLLVRRTALARLTTPMDWVVLSLLLLQAATGLWIAYALRWGGLWYLHTAAPWLASLATLSPRVDAMAVLPPLVKVHVVNAFLLLALVPVSRLVHATSLPLTYLWRAPQRVVWRRAPSAASHDAR is encoded by the coding sequence ATGAGCGACACGTTCCTGTTCGCGGTCTTCCCCTACCTCGCGACCGTCTTCGCGGTCGGCGGCGCGATCTACCGGCGGCGGGCGCTGGGCGGCTCGGTGAGCGCCCGCTCGTCGCAGCTCATCGAGGGGCGCGCGCTGCGCTGGGGCTCGATCGCGTGGCACCACGGCATCCTCGCCATCCTGGCCGCCCACCTGCTCGCGGCGGTCGCGCCGGGCGCCTGGGGCCGGCTGCTCGGCGCGCCGGCCCGGCTGTACGCGCTCGAGATCACCGGGATGGCGCTGGCGATGCTGGCGGTGTTCGGGATCGCGCTCCTGCTCGTGCGGCGCACCGCGCTGGCCCGGCTGACGACGCCGATGGACTGGGTGGTGCTCTCGCTGCTGCTCCTGCAGGCCGCGACCGGGCTGTGGATCGCCTACGCGCTCCGCTGGGGCGGCCTCTGGTACCTGCACACCGCGGCGCCGTGGCTCGCCTCGCTCGCGACGCTCTCGCCGCGGGTGGACGCGATGGCGGTGCTGCCACCGTTGGTGAAGGTGCACGTGGTGAACGCGTTCCTGCTGCTCGCGCTCGTGCCGGTGTCGCGCCTGGTCCACGCCACCAGCCTGCCGCTCACATACCTCTGGCGCGCGCCGCAGCGGGTGGTGTGGCGCCGAGCGCCCTCCGCGGCGTCCCATGACGCGAGGTGA
- a CDS encoding nitrate reductase molybdenum cofactor assembly chaperone, translating to MERTHAELCRTLSALLSYPTGDAAALAHEARGLAGPGPAAAALGRFEGAAREAGREGLEELYTAAFDLRPACAPYLGAQLLAEDSPVRGPLLAKLAEVYAAEGYRPREELADHVAEVLGFLAVARPGPVRDDLVQDGLAPALDKMIHAFADRANPYRELLVAVRAVFAAPAAARPRGAEARP from the coding sequence ATGGAACGCACGCACGCCGAGCTCTGCCGCACCCTCTCCGCGCTGCTCTCCTACCCGACCGGCGACGCCGCCGCGCTGGCGCACGAGGCGCGGGGCCTCGCCGGGCCCGGCCCCGCCGCCGCGGCGCTGGGCCGCTTCGAGGGCGCCGCCCGCGAGGCCGGCCGCGAGGGGCTGGAGGAGCTGTACACCGCCGCGTTCGACCTGCGCCCGGCCTGCGCGCCGTACCTGGGCGCGCAGCTGCTCGCCGAGGACAGCCCGGTGCGCGGCCCGCTGCTCGCGAAGCTCGCGGAGGTCTACGCCGCCGAGGGCTACCGGCCGCGCGAGGAGCTGGCCGACCACGTGGCCGAGGTGCTCGGGTTCCTCGCGGTGGCGCGGCCGGGCCCGGTGCGCGACGACCTGGTCCAGGACGGCCTCGCGCCGGCCCTCGACAAGATGATCCACGCGTTCGCGGATCGCGCGAACCCCTACCGCGAGCTGCTGGTGGCGGTGCGCGCGGTGTTCGCCGCGCCGGCCGCCGCCCGGCCTCGCGGCGCGGAGGCGAGGCCATGA
- the narH gene encoding nitrate reductase subunit beta, with the protein MNVRAQISSVFHLDKCIGCHTCSVACKNQWTDRKGVEYAWWNNVETRPGTGYPVLWEDQERHQGGWKVEGGELSLRQASPGASLGRLFHNPNLPVLQDYYEPWTYKYDDLFTAPAGDVQPTARPVSLVDGKPIDIASGPAWDDDLGGSGTYAANDPGLAVLTEAERTQLFDLERMVFFYLPRICNHCLNAACVAACPSGAIYKRGEDGVVLISQDVCKGWRMCVSACPYKKVYFNWETGKSEKCILCYPRLEAGEAPACFHTCVGRIRYLGVLLYDADRIAQAASRPDQDLVAAQRSLILDPSDPAVIAAARASGVPDAMVESARRSPVYRFVKEWEIALPLHPEYRTLPMLFYVPPLLPALARSASDPDGRFFTSLESARLPLRYLAGLFGGGNEAVVEAAYRRLISVRVHRRAGQVGDVSPAQAAAALEAAGLRAEQADEIHRMTTLAPMEERIVIPPMAREAETEPTVEPQSRSASGLGFLRPLGR; encoded by the coding sequence ATGAACGTCCGCGCGCAGATTTCGTCGGTGTTCCACCTCGACAAGTGCATCGGGTGCCACACCTGCAGCGTCGCCTGCAAGAACCAGTGGACCGACCGGAAGGGCGTCGAGTACGCGTGGTGGAACAACGTGGAGACCCGGCCCGGCACCGGGTACCCGGTGCTCTGGGAGGACCAGGAGCGCCACCAGGGCGGCTGGAAGGTCGAGGGCGGTGAGCTCTCGCTCCGCCAGGCCAGCCCCGGCGCCTCGCTGGGCCGGCTGTTCCACAACCCGAACCTGCCGGTGCTCCAGGACTACTACGAGCCCTGGACGTACAAGTACGACGACCTGTTCACCGCGCCCGCCGGCGACGTGCAGCCCACCGCGCGGCCGGTGTCGCTGGTGGACGGCAAGCCCATCGACATCGCCTCCGGGCCGGCCTGGGACGACGACCTGGGCGGCTCCGGCACCTACGCCGCGAACGACCCCGGCCTGGCCGTGCTCACCGAGGCGGAGCGGACGCAGCTGTTCGACCTCGAGCGGATGGTGTTCTTCTACCTGCCGCGCATCTGCAACCACTGCCTGAACGCGGCCTGCGTGGCCGCCTGTCCCTCCGGCGCGATCTACAAGCGCGGGGAGGACGGCGTGGTGCTGATCTCGCAGGACGTCTGCAAGGGCTGGCGCATGTGCGTCTCGGCCTGCCCGTACAAGAAGGTCTACTTCAACTGGGAGACGGGCAAGTCCGAGAAGTGCATCCTGTGCTACCCGCGGCTCGAGGCGGGCGAGGCGCCGGCGTGCTTCCACACCTGCGTCGGCCGCATCCGCTACCTCGGCGTGCTGCTCTACGACGCCGACCGGATCGCGCAGGCCGCGTCGCGCCCGGACCAGGACCTGGTCGCGGCGCAGCGATCGCTCATCCTCGATCCCTCCGACCCGGCGGTGATCGCGGCGGCGCGCGCCAGCGGCGTGCCGGACGCGATGGTCGAGTCCGCCCGGCGATCGCCGGTGTACCGCTTCGTGAAGGAGTGGGAGATCGCGCTGCCGCTCCACCCCGAGTACCGCACGTTGCCCATGCTGTTCTACGTGCCGCCGCTCCTCCCGGCGCTCGCGCGCTCGGCGTCCGATCCGGACGGCAGGTTCTTCACCTCGCTCGAGTCGGCGCGCCTCCCGCTCCGCTACCTGGCCGGCCTGTTCGGCGGCGGGAACGAGGCGGTGGTGGAGGCCGCCTACCGCCGGCTCATCTCGGTGCGCGTGCACCGCCGCGCCGGCCAGGTGGGCGACGTGAGCCCGGCGCAGGCCGCGGCCGCGCTGGAGGCGGCCGGGCTCCGCGCCGAGCAGGCGGACGAGATCCACCGCATGACCACGCTCGCGCCCATGGAGGAGCGGATCGTCATCCCGCCGATGGCGCGCGAGGCGGAGACCGAGCCGACCGTGGAGCCGCAGTCGCGCTCGGCGAGCGGGCTCGGCTTCCTGCGCCCGCTGGGGAGGTGA